ATCGTGGTTGATGATGCCCCAGCCTTCCGCCGAGGCATCGACCACGCGCACGCCGAGCCGCGCGATGACGGCCTTCTCGGCGGCGCCGACCCGGGTCATGCCGCCTGCGATCTGGCCGGACAGCGCCAAAGCGCGATCGTTGGTCGCGGCGATCACGGTGATCTTGCCGGCGAGCGGACCGATGCGCTGGACCGCCGACGAGAACACGTCCATGTCGATGTCGGGCGCGGCAAAGACCACAGAGCCGATCTTGCCCGTGACCGTGTCGCCGTATCGCGCGTAGAGCTGACGCAGGCTTTCGAGCGTCAGCATGGTTCCCATGCTGTGCGCAACGATGTGCACGCGGCCGGCGCTCGGCGCCGACACCAGTGCGGAGAGCACGCGTTCGAAATCGTCGCGAGACCACATCGCGCTGTCGCGGTCATAGGCGTAGTCGAACAATCCGGCCTTGGAGGGCCAGGAGAACGCCATGGTCCGGCCGCGGAACTTGATCCCGTCGGAGAGAAAGGCGGCATCCAGCACCGCCGCCTCGAATGTCTGCTTGAAACCGTGCACATAGATCAGCACGTCGCCGCTGCCGGCCTGCGCAGCGAGATCGCCAACGTCGGCCGATACCGGCTCGACCCGATCAAGGCGCCAATTGCCCAGACCAACCGAAGCGAGGGAGAGCCGGCTCTCGTCCGGCGCCACCAGCTTGGCCCGTGCGACCGTCATGCCGGTCGCGCGCTCCGGCCCGAACCACGGCTTGGTGCGGCCGCCGTTCACCGGCTTACGCGTGGTGGTGACGAGCAATGTGGGTTCAACGGAGAGGGACGATGCGTCGAAGCGCGCGCCGGTCGCACCCAAGCCGGCGCATCCACCGAGCGCGAGCGCACTCCCGGCCGACGCGAAGCCGCCGAGGAACGCGCGGCGCGAAACGGAATGACGGGAGTAGCGTTGCAGAAGACGTCGGACGATCACACGGAACCTTTGGGAACTTTGCCCACCACAATGCCGCCCCGCCCCGCTCACTGAATGACAATGGGGGCAAGAAGACGGCAGAGCCGTCTCTGCGACCGGTTCAGTCGGGGTATCCGGACGAATGTCCCATCAGCCGATGATTTCGATCGAATGTAGCGCGCACCACTCGCGCAAGGCCTGCTCGGTTGCCTCCTTCTCGAAGGCATGCCAGCGCTCGATCGCACGTCGTCGAGCGAGCAGGGCTTTGAACTTCGGATAAGCGCCTCGCTTGCTGAAGAAATAGCGGACGTCATCGAAATCATCCGGCAGGAACTCGCGGGCAAAAGCGAGCACCAGGGGTTTGCCGAGATCGAGATCGCGCTTGTCGGGGAGCGGGATATATTTGTCCTCGTTCTCGATGTCATCAGGCAGTTCGTCGTCCAACTCTCCCGAGTAAAGAGGATTAGTCTGGTAGTAGATCTCCGCTGTCTGTTTACAGACGAAGGCGCGGAAGTCTCCCAGGCCGCCACCGGTACCGGTATTGGCAAACTCAAGGGCTTCCAGGATGTCATTGAACTTCACCGGCATCGGGTTGGGCCACCGTGTGCTCACATTGGATCCATCGCTTTTCGGCCGGCCTCGCAAGCCGCGACGAGTGTGGATATATTCATCCAGAACGCGGCGCCTGTCTTGAAGAATTTTCCCGCGCCCAGCGCGTTGGCTGTGACGGGCTTTTGTTGCGCGCAATGCGCTCGATCACTGCCTGCCAAATGACCTTCCGTGCAAGCATGATGCGTCGGCCTCTGTGGAGGTGGTCGTTGCGCCCAGAATCTGCCTTGATACAAGTTCAGCGCGGAGGAGTGCGACATGAACGGCTTGGTGATCTCTGGCGGTCGGGTGGTGGACCCCGCCAGCGGGATGGATGCCATCGGCGACGTTGCGGTGGTGGACGGCAAGATCGCCGCGGTCGGCACCGATCTCGGCGGCGCCGAGCGGGTCCTTGACGCCACCGGCCTCGTGGTCGCGCCCGGCTTCATCGATCTGCACGCGCATGGCCAGTCCGTGCCCGCCGACCGCATGCAGGCGTTCGACGGCGTCACGACCACGCTCGATCTCGAGGCCGGGGTGCTGCCGGTCGCCTCCTGGTATGAGCGCCAGGCGCGGAAGGGGCGGGTGCTGAATTACGGCGGCGCCGCCAACTGGGCGTTCGCGCGCATCGGCGCGATGACGGGCTCCAATGCGGAGAGCTCGCTCGAGGCGTTCGGCAATGCCATGCGCGACCGCCGCTGGATCGAGAACGTCGCGACCGATGCGGAGGTCGCGGGCATTCTCGAGCGTCTGTCGCGCGGCCTCGACGAAGGCGGCATCGGCATCGGCATCCTGAACGCCTACGCCCCGGGCGCCGGCGTGCAGGAGCTGACCGCGGTGTGCCAGCTCGCGGCCGTAAAGGACGTGCCGACCTTCACCCATGTCGCCTTCATGTCGCGCATCGATCCCGAAAGCGCGGCGGAGGCCTATGTCCGCCTGATCGGCTATGCCGGCGCCACCGGCGCGCATATGCACATCTGTCACTTCAATTCGTCGAGCAAGACCGACGTCGAGCGCTGCCGCGTTCTGATCGCGAAGGCGCAGGCGCAGGGCCTGCCCATCACGGTGGAGGCCTATCCTTACGGCACCGGCTCGACCGTGCTGGCGGCGGCCTTCTTCAGCGATCCCGAATTCGTGGAGCGCAATGGCACCGGTTACGATTCCGTGCAGCGGGTGACCGATGGCCATCGTTTCCGCGACCGCGAGGAGCTGTTGAAGGCGCAGGCGGAAGAGCCGTCCTCGCTGGTGCTCTGGCACATCCTCGACACCGAGAACAACGCGCATCACCGCGACCTGCTCGACATGTCGGTGCTCTATCCCGGCGGCGCGATCGCATCCGATGCGATGCCGTGGACGCTGCCCGACGGCTCGACCTA
This genomic stretch from Bradyrhizobium daqingense harbors:
- a CDS encoding alpha/beta hydrolase; the protein is MIVRRLLQRYSRHSVSRRAFLGGFASAGSALALGGCAGLGATGARFDASSLSVEPTLLVTTTRKPVNGGRTKPWFGPERATGMTVARAKLVAPDESRLSLASVGLGNWRLDRVEPVSADVGDLAAQAGSGDVLIYVHGFKQTFEAAVLDAAFLSDGIKFRGRTMAFSWPSKAGLFDYAYDRDSAMWSRDDFERVLSALVSAPSAGRVHIVAHSMGTMLTLESLRQLYARYGDTVTGKIGSVVFAAPDIDMDVFSSAVQRIGPLAGKITVIAATNDRALALSGQIAGGMTRVGAAEKAVIARLGVRVVDASAEGWGIINHDLFLSNAEVQRVIRRSIDGTTA
- a CDS encoding amidohydrolase family protein, which translates into the protein MNGLVISGGRVVDPASGMDAIGDVAVVDGKIAAVGTDLGGAERVLDATGLVVAPGFIDLHAHGQSVPADRMQAFDGVTTTLDLEAGVLPVASWYERQARKGRVLNYGGAANWAFARIGAMTGSNAESSLEAFGNAMRDRRWIENVATDAEVAGILERLSRGLDEGGIGIGILNAYAPGAGVQELTAVCQLAAVKDVPTFTHVAFMSRIDPESAAEAYVRLIGYAGATGAHMHICHFNSSSKTDVERCRVLIAKAQAQGLPITVEAYPYGTGSTVLAAAFFSDPEFVERNGTGYDSVQRVTDGHRFRDREELLKAQAEEPSSLVLWHILDTENNAHHRDLLDMSVLYPGGAIASDAMPWTLPDGSTYTGNAWPLPDDATSHPRSAGCFTKFIREWVRERKTVSLLEGVRKCALIPAEILSQSTPAMRAKGRLAKGADADIVVFDYEKLSDRATFTAMNRPSEGVRHLIVSGQPLISDGILDVAARPGRPVRRPVARG